Proteins encoded by one window of Dietzia sp. B32:
- a CDS encoding DUF6440 family protein, with the protein MAKKDKRFEKIHSESMGFGGTVEILRDTRTGVCYLWRSVGGSGGGLTVLVDAQGKPLIDYGL; encoded by the coding sequence ATGGCCAAAAAGGACAAGCGTTTCGAGAAGATCCACTCCGAGTCGATGGGATTCGGCGGGACGGTGGAGATCCTGCGCGACACCCGCACCGGTGTCTGCTACCTGTGGCGCTCGGTCGGCGGGAGCGGGGGCGGCCTCACCGTGCTCGTCGACGCGCAGGGCAAGCCGCTGATCGACTACGGACTCTAG
- a CDS encoding TetR/AcrR family transcriptional regulator, translating to MTADGDSARGGSAKSAPGRPRDGRIDAAIIAATRELLLETGYPALTLSAIAARAGTTTAALYRRWSSKAQLVHEAVLEADAIPAFELPDGAGVGADAAAGHPGAAAGDPPAADIRALVETVRVLFDRPEVRVALPGLIADTVADPELHARMIARLAGNLPAFESRFGRARRSDEHLPVLAEVVAGAAIFRILVSPHAALDDEWVEELTALITGRWRAGG from the coding sequence ATGACAGCAGACGGCGACAGCGCGCGCGGCGGATCGGCGAAGTCCGCGCCCGGACGGCCGCGCGACGGTCGGATCGACGCCGCGATCATCGCCGCGACCCGTGAGCTCCTCCTCGAGACGGGCTATCCCGCGCTCACGCTGTCCGCCATCGCGGCGCGCGCCGGGACGACCACCGCCGCGTTGTATCGTCGCTGGTCGAGCAAGGCGCAGCTGGTGCACGAGGCGGTGCTGGAGGCCGACGCGATCCCGGCGTTCGAGCTACCCGATGGCGCTGGCGTCGGGGCCGACGCCGCTGCCGGGCATCCGGGGGCCGCCGCCGGAGACCCGCCCGCCGCCGACATCCGCGCGCTGGTCGAGACGGTCCGCGTGCTCTTCGACCGGCCCGAGGTGCGCGTGGCGCTTCCCGGCCTCATCGCCGACACGGTGGCCGACCCCGAACTGCACGCTCGCATGATCGCCCGGCTCGCCGGCAACCTGCCCGCCTTCGAATCGCGCTTCGGCCGGGCCCGCCGCAGCGACGAGCACCTCCCGGTGCTGGCCGAGGTCGTCGCCGGCGCGGCGATCTTCCGGATTCTGGTGAGCCCGCACGCCGCGCTCGACGACGAGTGGGTCGAGGAGCTGACCGCGCTCATCACCGGGCGGTGGCGGGCAGGCGGCTGA
- a CDS encoding TIGR03617 family F420-dependent LLM class oxidoreductase: MKVMTALFAPTDAVRRAEELREAGASGVFTFEGPHDVFTPLVLASQVGGLDLMSNVAIAFPRNPIQLAHQAHDLQTLSEGRFILGLGTQIRAQIEKRYGTGFDRPVDRMTELVGALRAIFDTWATGERLNFRGEFYRHTLMTPTFVPPPTPYGPPPIYLGALGPRLTRAAAEVADGLLVMPFGTTRFLREHTMTNVRAGLAAAGRSEEEFEVVPEVIVSVTDDKSDDDDHMSTRRLLAFYGSTPAYKPVLDAHGWGDLQPELNAMSKQGRWQEMTSLISDEILHTIAACGTPAEVAAHVRDRVDGVGDRVCLYQTGPIATDALAQIVDELAGRP, translated from the coding sequence ATGAAGGTCATGACGGCGCTGTTCGCCCCCACCGACGCGGTCCGGCGCGCCGAGGAGCTCAGGGAGGCCGGGGCGTCCGGCGTCTTCACCTTCGAGGGACCGCACGACGTGTTCACCCCCCTCGTGTTGGCCTCGCAGGTCGGCGGCCTGGACCTGATGTCCAACGTGGCGATCGCCTTTCCCCGCAATCCCATCCAGCTGGCGCACCAGGCCCACGACCTGCAGACGCTCAGCGAGGGCCGGTTCATCCTGGGCCTGGGCACGCAGATCCGGGCGCAGATCGAGAAGCGCTATGGCACCGGGTTCGACCGGCCCGTCGATCGCATGACGGAACTGGTCGGCGCGCTGCGGGCCATCTTCGACACGTGGGCCACCGGCGAGCGCCTGAACTTCCGCGGCGAGTTCTACCGCCACACCCTCATGACCCCGACGTTCGTGCCGCCGCCCACCCCGTACGGCCCGCCGCCCATCTACCTGGGCGCTCTCGGCCCGCGCCTGACCCGCGCGGCTGCCGAGGTCGCCGACGGGCTGCTCGTGATGCCGTTCGGCACCACGCGATTCCTCCGCGAGCACACGATGACGAACGTGCGGGCGGGACTGGCGGCCGCCGGGCGGAGCGAGGAGGAGTTCGAGGTGGTGCCCGAGGTGATCGTGTCCGTGACGGACGACAAGAGCGACGACGACGACCACATGTCCACCCGCCGACTGTTGGCGTTCTACGGCTCGACGCCCGCCTACAAGCCGGTGTTGGATGCGCACGGCTGGGGCGATCTCCAACCCGAGCTCAACGCCATGAGCAAGCAGGGGCGGTGGCAGGAGATGACCTCGCTCATCAGCGACGAGATCCTGCACACCATCGCGGCGTGCGGCACCCCGGCCGAGGTCGCCGCCCACGTGCGGGACCGCGTGGACGGCGTCGGCGACCGGGTCTGTCTCTATCAGACGGGGCCTATCGCCACCGACGCCCTCGCGCAGATCGTCGACGAACTGGCGGGCCGGCCGTGA
- a CDS encoding PEP/pyruvate-binding domain-containing protein gives MNTVEFEQVTDDRYGGKAAGLAELIRLGLDVPPGFVIADAGADLVVVDTGSDTTGLTDTAARWFRRMADAGATPVAVRSSAVGEDGAQQSFAGQYDTVLGVDSAAALAEAVRACVASAASQRATAYRDADSGGTNPDSPVAMHLVVQQMVDARAAGVVFTADPTTGRRDLMVIDAVAGLGESLVDGTASPDHLVLDSDGNVAVRETGERPVLLGEDIEAIRSGALTAERHWGRPMDLEWAIDRAGRLWWLQARPVTTLPADLGGMDSTLAGADHVYTRCNIGEMMPGAYCPLTASVSGYAIDHAMQMIQVVARAQPSYEQPWLQVGYFSGHMFLNLTEGTALSSGLLGNSLEQFSTSVCGRVVDELVPKPPQPFLRRLSNTVRLSTFALTAGSAVRRLGEQIAAFEVPTGDDPLQVWGQLEGGMRLYCEVTLTHVRSSSRAAVAANVLESVLMRRAVAAGGSEDDGRAEASRLMAGAADVESAVMLAELDAVVRALAADSAAAERFLGADPGAAVEAVLASADGWGVALRRFLSRHGHRGYRELCIRDASWADDPEGLGTIMQVMVRSTLERRGQSSETAAVPEPESRAIRQLARLARGGARGREETKSKMALMAHSLKRGYRRLGEVLAATGRLPDADLVYFFDRPELARIVGAPGPVTGGLGDHGSDGDAPVSAESLVARAVERRKALAFQDALEFADVSVGRPVPLIARPPREAAGGEIVGRPASRGTVEGVVRVARSIVDAREVKAGEVLVAPVTDVGWTPYFTVIAALVTDIGSSVSHGAVVAREYGLPCVVNTIDATRTLRTGDRVRVDGDRGVVTRLEG, from the coding sequence GTGAACACCGTCGAGTTCGAGCAGGTCACCGACGACCGCTACGGCGGCAAGGCCGCGGGTCTGGCCGAGCTCATCCGCCTGGGCCTGGACGTGCCGCCGGGGTTCGTCATCGCGGACGCGGGGGCCGACCTCGTCGTCGTCGACACCGGATCCGACACCACCGGGCTCACCGACACCGCCGCCCGGTGGTTCCGACGCATGGCCGACGCGGGGGCCACCCCGGTCGCGGTCCGCTCCTCGGCCGTCGGCGAGGACGGCGCGCAGCAGTCCTTCGCCGGACAGTACGACACGGTGCTGGGCGTGGACTCGGCCGCGGCGCTGGCGGAGGCGGTACGCGCGTGTGTGGCGTCGGCGGCCTCGCAGCGCGCGACGGCCTATCGCGACGCGGACTCCGGCGGCACGAACCCCGACTCCCCCGTCGCCATGCACCTCGTGGTTCAACAGATGGTGGACGCCCGCGCGGCCGGCGTCGTGTTCACCGCCGACCCCACCACGGGGCGGCGCGACCTCATGGTGATCGACGCCGTCGCCGGGTTGGGCGAGTCCCTGGTGGACGGCACCGCTTCCCCCGACCACCTCGTGCTCGATTCCGACGGAAACGTGGCGGTCCGTGAGACCGGCGAGCGTCCGGTGCTCCTCGGCGAGGACATCGAGGCCATCCGGTCCGGCGCGCTGACCGCCGAACGGCACTGGGGCCGACCGATGGATCTCGAGTGGGCGATCGACCGGGCGGGGCGGCTGTGGTGGCTGCAGGCGCGGCCCGTCACCACGCTGCCCGCCGACCTCGGCGGGATGGACTCGACGCTCGCCGGCGCCGACCACGTGTACACGCGCTGCAACATCGGCGAGATGATGCCGGGCGCGTACTGCCCGCTCACCGCGTCGGTGTCGGGGTATGCGATCGACCACGCCATGCAGATGATCCAGGTGGTCGCCCGCGCGCAGCCGAGTTACGAACAGCCGTGGCTGCAGGTCGGCTACTTCTCCGGGCACATGTTCCTCAACCTCACCGAGGGCACGGCGCTGAGCTCGGGGCTGCTGGGCAACTCGCTGGAGCAGTTCTCCACGTCGGTCTGCGGGCGGGTGGTCGACGAGCTGGTGCCCAAGCCGCCGCAACCCTTCCTGCGGCGGCTGAGCAATACGGTGCGCTTGTCCACGTTCGCGCTGACCGCGGGGTCGGCCGTGCGGCGGCTCGGCGAGCAGATCGCCGCGTTCGAGGTGCCCACCGGCGACGACCCACTACAGGTGTGGGGGCAGCTCGAGGGCGGGATGCGCCTGTACTGCGAGGTGACGTTGACCCATGTGCGGTCGTCGTCGCGGGCGGCGGTCGCGGCCAACGTCCTGGAGAGCGTGCTCATGCGGCGGGCCGTGGCTGCGGGCGGCAGCGAGGACGACGGCCGGGCCGAGGCCTCCCGGCTCATGGCCGGTGCGGCAGATGTGGAGAGCGCGGTCATGCTGGCCGAACTCGACGCCGTGGTGCGCGCGTTGGCGGCGGACTCCGCTGCCGCCGAGCGGTTCCTCGGCGCGGATCCCGGCGCGGCGGTCGAGGCGGTGCTCGCCTCGGCCGACGGGTGGGGCGTCGCGCTGCGGCGCTTCCTGTCCCGGCACGGCCATCGGGGCTACCGCGAGCTGTGCATCCGCGACGCGTCGTGGGCCGATGATCCCGAGGGGCTGGGCACGATCATGCAGGTCATGGTGCGGTCCACGCTCGAGCGGCGCGGGCAGTCGTCCGAGACCGCTGCGGTTCCGGAGCCGGAGTCCCGCGCGATCCGCCAGCTGGCTCGGTTGGCCCGGGGCGGGGCGCGGGGCCGCGAGGAGACCAAGTCGAAGATGGCGCTGATGGCGCATTCGCTGAAGCGCGGTTATCGACGTCTGGGTGAGGTGCTCGCGGCGACCGGCCGGCTGCCGGATGCGGATCTGGTGTACTTCTTCGACCGGCCCGAGCTGGCGCGGATCGTCGGCGCGCCCGGCCCGGTGACCGGCGGGCTCGGCGACCACGGCTCTGACGGAGACGCGCCGGTTTCGGCGGAGTCGCTGGTCGCGCGGGCGGTCGAGCGACGGAAGGCACTGGCGTTCCAGGATGCGTTGGAGTTCGCGGACGTGTCCGTGGGCCGGCCGGTGCCGCTGATCGCTCGGCCACCGCGGGAGGCTGCGGGCGGCGAGATCGTGGGCCGTCCGGCGAGCCGCGGGACGGTGGAGGGCGTGGTGCGGGTGGCCCGGTCGATCGTCGACGCCCGCGAGGTGAAGGCCGGTGAGGTCCTGGTCGCGCCCGTGACCGACGTGGGCTGGACGCCGTACTTCACGGTGATCGCCGCCCTCGTCACCGACATCGGCAGCTCCGTCTCCCACGGCGCGGTGGTCGCCCGCGAGTACGGCCTGCCGTGCGTGGTCAACACCATCGACGCCACCCGAACGCTCCGCACCGGCGACCGCGTCCGAGTGGACGGCGACCGGGGTGTGGTGACGCGGCTGGAGGGGTGA
- a CDS encoding alpha/beta hydrolase codes for MTSLRARLVMAGLRARRSKRFYSDPDSMRQSLPEAQNPHKTVPPPKRTNGLSVRTEQVGGYGCHVFSPEDPTKRSDTFILHLHGGAFVSEPDNHHWDFVRDVVLSTGATIAFPMYPLAPRAGHKEIRDCATAAYDRFLADHPGHRFVFGDSAGGALAVYLTETLQRRGDSLPTALVLLSPWLDMEVSDRRSEQIDPDDPELDIDGLRLAGEWYAAGDDPTAPEISPVYADYSRFPPLQIFTGTRDILNPDAHKALAAATRSGVDVEFHEYPGMFHNWTMQPIPEGDRARRQLYAFLARHQS; via the coding sequence ATGACATCCCTTCGAGCTCGTCTGGTGATGGCTGGACTGCGGGCGCGCCGCAGCAAGCGCTTCTATTCGGACCCGGATTCAATGCGCCAGTCGCTACCCGAGGCGCAGAATCCACACAAGACCGTTCCCCCGCCGAAGCGGACCAACGGCCTGTCGGTGCGTACTGAACAGGTCGGCGGGTACGGCTGCCACGTCTTCTCGCCGGAGGACCCCACCAAGCGCTCTGACACGTTCATCCTGCATCTGCACGGCGGGGCGTTCGTCTCGGAACCCGATAACCACCATTGGGACTTCGTGCGTGACGTAGTGCTGAGCACGGGCGCGACGATCGCGTTCCCGATGTACCCGTTGGCGCCGAGGGCGGGACACAAAGAGATCCGTGACTGCGCGACTGCAGCATACGATCGCTTTCTCGCAGACCACCCGGGACACCGGTTCGTGTTCGGCGACTCAGCCGGCGGCGCGTTGGCGGTGTACCTCACGGAGACCCTGCAACGGCGGGGGGACAGCCTGCCGACAGCCCTGGTGCTGCTCTCGCCATGGCTGGACATGGAGGTGTCGGACCGGCGGTCGGAACAGATCGATCCGGACGACCCCGAGCTCGACATCGACGGGCTGCGCCTGGCCGGCGAGTGGTACGCGGCGGGGGACGATCCGACCGCGCCGGAGATCAGCCCCGTCTACGCCGACTACTCGCGATTCCCTCCGCTGCAGATCTTCACCGGAACCCGCGACATCCTCAACCCGGACGCGCACAAGGCCCTGGCCGCGGCCACACGCAGCGGCGTAGACGTGGAGTTCCACGAATACCCGGGCATGTTCCACAACTGGACCATGCAGCCGATCCCGGAGGGAGACCGCGCCCGCCGTCAGTTGTACGCGTTCCTCGCTCGCCACCAGAGCTGA
- a CDS encoding TerC family protein encodes MHTPLWIWLAVIAFIVVMLAIDLVAHRKAHVIGVKEAAAWSAVWIALGVGFGAIVWAVWGADFGQQYFAGYLIEKSLAVDNVFVWAIIFAHFAVPAQFQHRVLFLGVLGALVFRGIFIAGGALLIQNFSWILYIFAAFLLYTGFRMIRQRDEHLNPDQSRILGAFRRLVPITDTFHGQRLLVRKGGLIMATPLLAVLVLVETTDVVFAVDSIPAIFAVTDEVFLVFTANAFAILGLRAMYFLLADLVHRFVYLKIGLALVLMWVGVKMLLKIDVFYIPTPISLAVIATILTVSVVASLRATRGQERQSLPTPADPPFRVATAEEDAQLEPLFRLGREHSSASRDAL; translated from the coding sequence ATGCACACCCCTCTATGGATCTGGCTCGCGGTCATCGCGTTCATCGTCGTGATGCTGGCCATCGACCTCGTCGCCCACCGCAAGGCCCACGTCATCGGCGTGAAGGAAGCCGCGGCGTGGTCGGCGGTCTGGATCGCGCTCGGTGTCGGCTTCGGCGCGATCGTCTGGGCGGTCTGGGGCGCGGACTTCGGCCAGCAGTACTTCGCCGGGTACCTCATCGAGAAATCTCTGGCCGTGGACAACGTCTTCGTCTGGGCGATCATCTTTGCCCACTTCGCGGTGCCCGCCCAGTTCCAGCACCGGGTCCTGTTCCTCGGAGTGTTGGGCGCGCTGGTGTTCCGCGGCATCTTCATCGCGGGCGGCGCGCTGCTCATCCAGAACTTCTCGTGGATCCTGTACATCTTCGCCGCGTTCCTGCTGTACACGGGCTTCCGCATGATCCGCCAGCGCGACGAGCACCTCAACCCGGACCAGTCCCGAATTCTCGGGGCGTTCCGCCGGCTGGTGCCCATCACGGACACCTTCCACGGTCAGCGACTGCTGGTCCGCAAGGGCGGGTTGATCATGGCCACTCCCCTGCTGGCCGTGCTGGTGCTGGTCGAGACGACGGATGTGGTCTTCGCCGTCGACTCCATTCCCGCCATCTTCGCCGTCACCGACGAGGTGTTCCTGGTCTTCACGGCCAACGCGTTCGCGATCCTCGGGCTGCGCGCGATGTACTTCCTGCTCGCCGATCTGGTCCACCGCTTCGTGTACCTCAAGATCGGGCTGGCGCTGGTGCTGATGTGGGTGGGTGTGAAGATGCTTCTCAAGATCGACGTCTTCTACATCCCGACCCCCATCTCGCTGGCCGTCATCGCGACGATCCTCACCGTGTCGGTCGTGGCGAGCCTGCGGGCGACGCGCGGTCAGGAACGTCAGAGCCTGCCGACGCCGGCCGACCCACCGTTCCGCGTCGCCACCGCCGAGGAGGACGCCCAGCTCGAACCGCTGTTCCGTCTCGGACGCGAACACTCCTCTGCTTCCCGTGACGCCTTATAA
- a CDS encoding aconitate hydratase — protein sequence MSANSFDSRDSLTVGGVDYEVYRLDRVSTTVPLPYSLKVLLENLLRNEDGRVVTAEQVDALREWTPRSRPEREIQYTPARVLMQDFTGVPCVVDLVAMRDAITDLGGDPKKINPLIPGELVIDHSIIADVFGRPDAFQVNAELEFGRNQERYQLLRWAQQSFADFVVVPPNTGICHQVNLEYLSRVVFTREGSDGTIQAYPDTLVGTDSHTPMVNGLGVLGWGVGGIEAEAALLGQPMSMLIPEVIGLKLTGELREGTTATDLVLTVAELLRQTGVVGKFVEFFGPGVAAVPLANRATLGNMSPEFGSTCAIFPVDDETLDYLRLTGRSEQQIELVEVYAKEQGLWHDPDNPAEYSQVIELDLGTVVPSIAGPKRPQDRIALGDAPAVVLGNLDEEKNRSEKDDGSLDDASADSFPASDPVSPGSTTAKNEPPRHYSEEQLTANAELGWPSDPAEIMIDGDESPVIFDHADVVIAAITSCTNTSNPSVMIGAALLAKKAVERGLKPKPWVKTTLAPGSRVVTDYYDRSGLTPYLEELGFDLVGYGCTTCIGNSGPLIPAVSKAVNDKDLNVAAVLSGNRNFEGRIHPEVKMNFLASPPLVIAYALAGTMRKNLLEDPLGTGSDGEPVYLRDVWPTSAEIKEVVDANLEADMFTKGYADVFDGDDNWRGMDVPGGDKFDWTEDSTYIRRPPYFDGMAVDPEPMRDITDARVLALLGDSVTTDHISPAGAIKPSSPAGEYLQQQGVEPADFNSYGSRRGNHEVMIRGTFANVRLRNLLAPGTEGGVTTHFPSGEQTSIYDASNRYAEEGVPLVVIAGAEYGSGSSRDWAAKGTSLLGVRAVIAQSYERIHRSNLIGMGVLPLQFPEGESAESLGLKGDELFSVTGLESRDSVPEEVTVRAGEGDSTVEFTAKVRIDTPAEEAYYEHGGILPYMLRQML from the coding sequence ATGAGTGCCAACAGCTTCGATTCGAGGGATTCGCTGACGGTCGGGGGCGTGGACTACGAGGTCTACAGACTCGACCGCGTCTCCACCACGGTCCCCCTCCCCTACAGCCTCAAGGTCCTGCTGGAGAATCTCCTCCGCAACGAGGACGGCCGGGTGGTGACGGCCGAGCAGGTCGACGCACTGCGGGAGTGGACACCCCGGTCCAGGCCCGAGCGGGAGATCCAGTACACACCCGCCCGGGTGCTGATGCAGGACTTCACCGGGGTGCCGTGCGTGGTGGACCTGGTGGCGATGCGCGACGCGATCACCGATCTCGGCGGCGACCCCAAGAAGATCAATCCGCTGATCCCCGGCGAGCTGGTGATCGACCACTCGATCATCGCGGACGTCTTCGGCCGCCCGGATGCGTTCCAGGTCAACGCCGAGTTGGAGTTCGGCCGCAACCAGGAGCGCTACCAGCTCCTCCGGTGGGCGCAGCAGTCGTTCGCCGACTTCGTGGTGGTCCCGCCGAACACCGGTATCTGCCATCAGGTCAACCTCGAGTATCTGTCCCGCGTCGTGTTCACCCGCGAGGGGTCCGACGGCACGATCCAGGCCTACCCGGACACCCTGGTCGGAACCGACTCGCACACGCCTATGGTCAACGGACTCGGCGTGCTCGGCTGGGGCGTCGGCGGCATCGAGGCCGAGGCCGCGTTGCTCGGCCAGCCGATGAGCATGCTCATCCCGGAGGTGATCGGGCTCAAGCTGACCGGCGAGTTGCGGGAGGGCACCACGGCAACCGATCTCGTCCTCACAGTCGCGGAGCTGCTGCGCCAGACCGGCGTCGTGGGCAAGTTCGTGGAGTTCTTCGGCCCCGGTGTCGCCGCGGTCCCGCTGGCCAACCGGGCGACACTGGGCAACATGAGCCCCGAGTTCGGCTCGACGTGCGCCATCTTCCCGGTAGACGACGAGACGCTGGACTACCTGCGGCTGACGGGTCGGTCGGAACAGCAGATCGAGCTGGTCGAGGTCTACGCCAAGGAGCAGGGCCTGTGGCACGACCCGGACAACCCGGCCGAGTACAGCCAGGTCATCGAGCTGGACCTGGGGACGGTGGTCCCGTCGATCGCCGGGCCCAAGCGGCCGCAGGACCGCATCGCGCTGGGCGATGCGCCGGCCGTGGTGCTGGGCAATCTCGACGAGGAGAAGAACCGGTCGGAGAAGGACGACGGGAGTCTGGATGACGCCTCGGCGGACTCCTTCCCTGCCAGCGACCCGGTCTCCCCCGGTTCCACTACGGCGAAGAACGAGCCTCCCCGCCACTACTCCGAGGAGCAGCTGACCGCCAACGCCGAGCTCGGGTGGCCGAGCGATCCGGCGGAGATCATGATCGACGGCGACGAGTCGCCGGTGATCTTCGACCACGCGGACGTGGTCATCGCGGCGATCACCTCGTGCACCAACACGTCCAACCCCTCGGTGATGATCGGAGCGGCGCTGCTGGCCAAGAAGGCCGTGGAGCGTGGTCTGAAGCCCAAGCCGTGGGTCAAGACGACGTTGGCCCCCGGGTCTCGGGTCGTCACCGACTACTACGACCGGTCCGGCCTCACCCCGTACCTGGAGGAGCTCGGGTTCGATCTGGTCGGCTACGGCTGCACGACGTGTATCGGCAACTCCGGGCCGCTGATCCCGGCGGTGAGCAAGGCGGTCAATGACAAGGACCTCAACGTCGCCGCGGTCCTGTCGGGCAACCGCAACTTCGAGGGCCGCATCCACCCCGAGGTCAAGATGAACTTCCTGGCGTCCCCGCCGCTGGTCATCGCCTATGCGCTGGCCGGGACGATGCGCAAGAACCTTCTTGAGGACCCGCTCGGAACGGGCTCGGATGGAGAGCCGGTCTACCTGCGGGACGTGTGGCCCACCTCGGCGGAGATCAAGGAGGTCGTGGACGCCAATCTCGAGGCCGACATGTTCACCAAGGGCTACGCCGACGTCTTCGACGGGGACGACAACTGGCGCGGCATGGACGTGCCGGGGGGTGACAAGTTCGACTGGACCGAGGACTCCACCTACATCCGCCGGCCGCCGTACTTCGACGGCATGGCGGTCGACCCCGAGCCGATGCGGGACATCACCGACGCCCGCGTGCTGGCGCTGCTGGGCGATTCCGTGACCACCGACCACATCTCACCGGCCGGGGCGATCAAGCCCAGTTCGCCCGCGGGCGAGTACCTCCAGCAGCAGGGGGTCGAGCCGGCGGACTTCAATTCGTACGGGTCGAGGCGCGGCAACCACGAGGTGATGATCCGTGGCACCTTCGCCAACGTCCGGCTCCGGAATCTGTTGGCGCCCGGCACCGAGGGCGGGGTCACCACCCACTTCCCGAGTGGTGAGCAGACCAGCATCTATGACGCCTCGAACCGCTATGCCGAGGAGGGAGTGCCGTTGGTGGTGATCGCCGGGGCGGAGTACGGGTCCGGGTCGTCGCGGGACTGGGCGGCCAAGGGCACGTCGCTGCTCGGGGTCCGGGCGGTGATCGCGCAGTCGTACGAGCGGATCCACCGCTCGAACCTCATCGGGATGGGTGTCCTGCCCCTGCAGTTCCCCGAGGGCGAGTCCGCCGAGAGTCTCGGCCTCAAGGGCGACGAGTTGTTCTCCGTCACCGGGCTCGAGAGCCGGGACAGCGTTCCGGAGGAGGTGACGGTCCGGGCCGGCGAGGGCGACTCGACGGTCGAGTTCACGGCGAAGGTCCGCATCGACACCCCGGCGGAGGAGGCGTACTACGAGCACGGCGGCATCCTGCCGTACATGCTCCGCCAGATGCTCTGA
- a CDS encoding uracil-DNA glycosylase: MNQGQNDLVATITEMRTGPFVPGRNAAAEALAEKKRHLRAPHVAALNAVADSVADAEGLQHGLVPYVDPQLGGVDARVLVLLDNPSTKAEAGTGSGLLSLENDDRSAKNCATFYNDVELGPELFVHWNAAPAPIAGEKNGASSPAERERGAGWLREIVALLPKLEVVLLMGDHARDGWQRAGLDLPNVHVPEDVPHPSQRGLNNRDGRTRLRRALLETKDVLEGRKKIATQASAHSSQIPAPRAGAPAPVSGTWAWWPTFEHYCAPGSAPQGVSADFKKIERSIDQADIPNGKWGVIARRVGSDWTIVSRRKDGRTVDLADYQAVKYDGARQGGSRGNLGPVPPGHQLSMRTRDLDA, from the coding sequence ATGAATCAAGGACAGAATGACCTGGTCGCCACCATCACGGAAATGCGGACTGGGCCCTTCGTGCCCGGGCGCAACGCGGCAGCGGAGGCGCTGGCGGAGAAGAAGCGCCATCTGCGTGCTCCACACGTCGCGGCTCTCAACGCAGTGGCGGATTCGGTAGCGGACGCAGAAGGGCTACAGCATGGACTGGTGCCGTACGTCGATCCGCAGCTCGGGGGCGTTGACGCCCGAGTGTTAGTACTACTCGACAATCCGTCGACCAAAGCGGAAGCGGGAACTGGTTCTGGCCTGCTCAGTCTGGAGAACGATGATCGCTCCGCGAAAAATTGTGCAACCTTCTACAACGACGTCGAGCTGGGCCCGGAGTTGTTCGTCCATTGGAATGCCGCGCCGGCTCCGATCGCAGGCGAGAAGAACGGTGCGTCGTCGCCGGCTGAACGCGAACGGGGCGCGGGGTGGCTCAGGGAGATTGTCGCACTGCTCCCCAAACTTGAGGTCGTTCTTCTCATGGGTGACCACGCGCGGGATGGGTGGCAGCGGGCGGGTCTCGATCTTCCGAACGTCCACGTTCCCGAGGACGTTCCGCATCCATCGCAACGAGGGCTCAACAATCGAGACGGCAGGACGCGACTCCGGAGAGCACTACTCGAGACGAAGGACGTGCTCGAGGGGCGAAAGAAGATCGCCACCCAGGCGTCCGCCCACTCGTCCCAGATACCGGCGCCAAGGGCCGGTGCGCCAGCGCCTGTGTCCGGAACGTGGGCCTGGTGGCCCACATTCGAGCACTACTGTGCACCGGGTTCCGCCCCGCAGGGCGTCTCGGCGGACTTCAAGAAGATCGAGCGCTCAATTGACCAGGCCGACATTCCGAACGGCAAATGGGGAGTCATAGCGCGAAGAGTCGGGTCGGATTGGACCATTGTGTCTCGACGTAAAGACGGACGGACAGTGGACCTCGCTGACTACCAGGCGGTCAAATACGACGGGGCGCGTCAAGGCGGTTCGCGAGGAAACCTCGGTCCGGTGCCGCCGGGTCACCAGCTCAGCATGCGCACGCGGGACCTCGACGCCTGA